Proteins encoded together in one Catellatospora citrea window:
- a CDS encoding family 16 glycoside hydrolase: MGRRLLRRIRGPVLVSLALALAGGVWAAPAAAIPTQEPGVTLRVFDLQVPLNEICVLKPGQTPNVDKLMPTVNWTAAADFGFEDLFLAQVLGNVNITTAGSYTFRLTSDDGSELMIDGAMVVNHDGLHGATAMEGTVSLTTGYHALRLDYFERTGGQQLTLEWRTPGSSTFTLVPNSALSTDAGVVRVTAPGRKECEGVADSPGDGLPLTGVHPGYTLTNLRPGTFQPKVTGMDWLPDGRLVICTWGGTDQSGTSQAGEVYVLGNTGGATSPGNVTTKKIAGNLKEPMGLKVVDGVVYVTEKQRLTQLLDTNGDDVADQYNTIATWPWGGNFHEFAFGLLYQDGFFYLNLSVSINYGGATTVPQPAANRGTAIKVNRATGAVSYIAGGLRTPHGIGWGPENGIFVTDNQGGWLPSSKLLHIKQGRFFNHYTTPAGPFDTAPVTPPVLWMPQNEIANSPSTPILLPSGTYAGQFVIGDVTYGGLQRAFVEKVNGEYQGALFRMTQGLEAGVSEVNIGPDGAIYLGGLGAGGNWGQSGKLTYGLQKLTPNGTSVFDILAVRATGAGFEIEYTQPLSAATAASLASAYKLKQWRYQATADYGGPKLDEQNLTVTSATLSADGRKVTLAVDGRLAGRVVHLRSPRPFTSSTGASLWSTEAWYTLNAIPGQTPPPADGIYQAESAARSGGATVATDHTGYTGTGFVAGYGTLGAATTFTVTAGTAGTYQAALRFSNGPNPFVGPKTVSLYVNGVKQRQVTLGNTGNWDTWSTITESVALNAGANTVAFKYDSGDTGHVNLDALTLTGGAGAIVGISGKCVDVDNAGTANGTKIQLWTCNGSNAQRWSRVGGSYQALGKCLDVDNAGTANGTKVQLWTCNGTGSQVWQPQPDGTILNPQSGKVLDALSGSSADGTQLHIWQPAGVLSQRWAVSGSGQRIQLFDGDDVASWQNSSGGAATWPFSGGSLESLGGDIRSRQAFGDFKLHVEWYEPLYPANVTGQQRGNSGIYLQDRYELQVLDSYGDTTLDNTEAGSIYTKAAASVNAAGAPESWQSYDVVFKAARFDGSGNKTADARVTVVWNGFVVHNDITINGPTGAGAPEGAAGGPLRLQDHGDAGANPRFRNIWLEPL; this comes from the coding sequence ATGGGCAGACGACTGCTACGCCGAATTCGCGGTCCCGTGCTGGTCTCACTGGCGCTCGCCCTCGCGGGCGGGGTGTGGGCCGCGCCCGCCGCCGCGATCCCCACCCAGGAACCCGGCGTCACCCTGCGCGTGTTCGACCTCCAGGTGCCGCTCAACGAGATCTGCGTCCTCAAGCCGGGCCAGACGCCCAATGTCGACAAGCTGATGCCGACGGTCAACTGGACCGCGGCCGCCGACTTCGGGTTCGAGGACCTGTTCCTCGCCCAGGTGCTCGGCAACGTCAACATCACCACGGCCGGCTCGTACACCTTCCGGCTCACCAGCGACGACGGCTCCGAGCTGATGATCGACGGCGCGATGGTGGTCAACCACGACGGCCTGCACGGCGCGACCGCCATGGAGGGCACGGTCAGCCTCACCACGGGCTACCACGCGCTGCGCCTCGACTACTTCGAGCGCACCGGCGGACAGCAGCTCACCCTGGAGTGGCGCACCCCCGGCTCGTCGACGTTCACGCTGGTGCCGAACTCGGCGCTGAGCACCGACGCGGGGGTGGTGCGGGTGACCGCCCCGGGCCGCAAGGAGTGCGAAGGCGTGGCCGACTCCCCCGGCGACGGCCTGCCGCTGACCGGCGTGCACCCCGGGTACACGCTGACCAACCTGCGGCCGGGCACGTTCCAGCCGAAGGTGACCGGCATGGACTGGCTGCCCGACGGCCGCCTGGTGATCTGCACCTGGGGCGGCACCGACCAGTCCGGCACGTCGCAGGCCGGTGAGGTCTACGTGCTGGGCAACACGGGCGGGGCGACCAGCCCCGGCAACGTGACCACGAAGAAGATCGCCGGCAACCTCAAGGAGCCGATGGGTCTCAAGGTCGTCGACGGGGTCGTCTACGTCACCGAGAAGCAGCGGCTGACGCAGCTGCTCGACACCAACGGCGACGACGTCGCCGACCAGTACAACACCATCGCGACCTGGCCGTGGGGCGGCAACTTCCACGAGTTCGCGTTCGGCCTGCTGTACCAGGACGGCTTCTTCTACCTGAACCTGTCGGTGTCCATCAACTACGGCGGCGCGACGACCGTGCCGCAGCCCGCGGCCAACCGCGGCACCGCGATCAAGGTGAACCGGGCCACGGGCGCGGTGTCCTACATCGCGGGCGGCCTGCGCACCCCGCACGGCATCGGCTGGGGCCCGGAGAACGGCATCTTCGTCACCGACAACCAGGGCGGCTGGCTGCCCTCGTCGAAGCTGCTGCACATCAAGCAGGGCCGGTTCTTCAACCACTACACGACCCCGGCGGGGCCGTTCGACACCGCGCCGGTGACCCCGCCGGTGCTGTGGATGCCGCAGAACGAGATCGCCAACTCGCCGAGCACCCCGATCCTGCTGCCCAGCGGCACGTACGCCGGGCAGTTCGTGATCGGCGACGTGACCTACGGCGGCCTGCAGCGCGCGTTCGTGGAGAAGGTCAACGGGGAGTACCAGGGCGCGCTGTTCCGGATGACGCAGGGCCTGGAGGCGGGTGTCTCCGAGGTCAACATCGGGCCGGACGGGGCGATCTACCTCGGCGGGCTCGGCGCGGGCGGCAACTGGGGCCAGTCCGGCAAGCTGACCTACGGCCTGCAGAAGCTGACCCCGAACGGCACGTCGGTCTTCGACATCCTGGCCGTGCGGGCCACCGGGGCCGGGTTCGAGATCGAGTACACCCAGCCCCTGTCGGCGGCGACGGCGGCGAGCCTGGCCTCGGCGTACAAGCTCAAGCAGTGGCGCTACCAGGCCACGGCCGACTACGGCGGCCCGAAGCTCGACGAGCAGAACCTGACCGTCACCTCGGCCACCCTGTCCGCCGACGGCAGGAAGGTGACCCTGGCGGTCGACGGTCGGCTGGCCGGGCGCGTGGTGCACCTCCGCTCGCCGCGCCCGTTCACCTCCAGCACCGGCGCGTCGCTGTGGAGCACCGAGGCCTGGTACACCCTCAACGCCATCCCCGGCCAGACCCCGCCCCCGGCGGACGGGATCTACCAGGCCGAGTCGGCGGCCCGCAGCGGCGGTGCGACGGTCGCCACCGACCACACCGGCTACACCGGCACCGGCTTCGTCGCCGGATACGGCACGCTGGGCGCGGCCACCACGTTCACGGTGACCGCGGGCACCGCCGGGACCTACCAGGCGGCGCTGCGCTTCAGCAACGGCCCGAACCCGTTCGTCGGCCCGAAGACGGTCAGCCTGTACGTCAACGGCGTCAAGCAGCGCCAGGTCACCCTGGGCAACACCGGCAACTGGGACACCTGGTCGACGATCACCGAGAGCGTCGCGCTGAACGCGGGGGCGAACACCGTCGCGTTCAAGTACGACAGCGGCGACACCGGGCACGTCAACCTCGACGCGTTGACGCTGACCGGCGGGGCCGGGGCGATCGTCGGCATCAGCGGCAAGTGCGTCGACGTGGACAACGCGGGCACCGCCAACGGCACGAAGATCCAGCTGTGGACCTGCAACGGCAGCAACGCGCAGCGCTGGAGCCGGGTCGGCGGCAGCTACCAGGCGCTCGGCAAGTGCCTGGACGTCGACAACGCGGGCACCGCCAACGGCACCAAGGTGCAGCTGTGGACCTGCAACGGCACCGGCTCGCAGGTCTGGCAGCCGCAGCCCGACGGCACGATCCTCAACCCGCAGTCGGGCAAGGTGCTCGACGCGCTGTCGGGCAGCTCCGCCGACGGCACCCAGCTGCACATCTGGCAGCCGGCCGGGGTGCTGAGCCAGCGCTGGGCGGTGTCCGGCAGCGGGCAGCGCATCCAGCTGTTCGACGGCGACGACGTGGCCTCCTGGCAGAACTCCAGTGGCGGCGCGGCGACGTGGCCGTTCTCCGGCGGCTCGCTGGAGTCGCTGGGCGGCGACATCCGCTCCCGGCAGGCGTTCGGCGACTTCAAGCTGCACGTGGAGTGGTACGAGCCGCTCTACCCGGCCAACGTCACCGGGCAGCAGCGCGGCAACAGCGGCATCTACCTGCAGGACCGCTACGAGCTGCAGGTGCTGGACTCCTACGGCGACACGACGCTGGACAACACCGAGGCGGGCTCGATCTACACCAAGGCGGCCGCCAGTGTGAACGCGGCGGGCGCGCCGGAGAGCTGGCAGTCCTACGACGTCGTGTTCAAGGCGGCCCGCTTCGACGGCTCGGGCAACAAGACGGCCGACGCCCGGGTCACCGTCGTGTGGAACGGGTTCGTGGTGCACAACGACATCACGATCAACGGGCCGACCGGGGCGGGTGCGCCGGAAGGCGCGGCGGGCGGACCGCTCCGGTTGCAGGACCACGGGGACGCGGGCGCGAACCCGCGGTTCCGCAACATCTGGCTCGAACCGCTGTAG
- a CDS encoding YeiH family protein, which yields MVATEEDLVAPPAERPARTWPWLVAGVLIVLVLGSVARFLEDTIPAAAKGTSLEKFAAAVEYPIYAITLGLIGNVIVYYSGLRERIADAVRTEFFIKTGLVLLGASINLSLIVKAAGPAILQAVLLISSVFLITWYLGGLLGLDEKLRALLSAAVSICGVSAAIAAAGAVRAKREQLAYAASLVIIFALPSIFILPWLADVFGLSPAVAGAWIGGNIDTTAAVTAAGAIAGEQTLQIATIVKATQNALIGIVAVALTAYFAFKVEKDADAQRPGLRQLWDRFPKFVLGFIAASAIGTWYAGTVSAAEAKAHIGVVNDLRTWFLILAFVSIGLQLRVSALREAGWRPVAVFGGATLANLAIGLGLASILFAGFTV from the coding sequence ATGGTCGCCACCGAAGAGGACCTCGTCGCGCCGCCCGCCGAGCGCCCCGCCCGCACCTGGCCGTGGCTCGTGGCCGGCGTGCTCATCGTGCTCGTCCTCGGTTCCGTGGCCCGGTTCCTCGAGGACACCATCCCCGCCGCGGCCAAGGGCACCAGCCTGGAGAAGTTCGCCGCCGCCGTCGAATACCCGATCTACGCGATCACGCTCGGCCTCATCGGCAACGTGATCGTCTACTACTCGGGCCTGCGCGAGCGCATCGCCGACGCGGTGCGCACCGAGTTCTTCATCAAGACCGGCCTGGTGCTGCTCGGCGCGTCCATCAACCTCAGCCTGATCGTCAAGGCCGCCGGGCCCGCGATCCTGCAGGCCGTGCTGCTGATCAGCAGCGTCTTCCTGATCACGTGGTATCTCGGCGGCCTGCTCGGCCTCGACGAGAAACTGCGCGCCCTGCTGTCGGCGGCGGTCTCGATCTGCGGCGTGAGCGCCGCCATCGCCGCCGCCGGCGCCGTGCGGGCCAAACGCGAGCAGCTGGCGTACGCGGCCAGCCTGGTCATCATCTTCGCGCTGCCGTCGATCTTCATCCTGCCGTGGCTCGCCGACGTGTTCGGGCTCAGCCCCGCCGTGGCCGGCGCCTGGATCGGCGGCAACATCGACACCACCGCCGCGGTCACCGCCGCCGGCGCGATCGCGGGCGAGCAGACCCTGCAGATCGCCACCATCGTCAAGGCCACCCAGAACGCGCTGATCGGCATCGTCGCGGTCGCGCTGACCGCGTACTTCGCGTTCAAGGTGGAGAAGGACGCCGACGCGCAGCGCCCCGGCCTGCGCCAGCTGTGGGACCGCTTCCCCAAGTTCGTGCTCGGCTTCATCGCCGCCTCCGCCATCGGCACCTGGTATGCCGGGACGGTCAGCGCCGCCGAGGCCAAGGCCCACATCGGCGTCGTCAACGACCTGCGCACCTGGTTCCTGATCCTCGCCTTCGTCAGCATCGGCCTGCAGTTGCGGGTCAGCGCCCTGCGCGAGGCGGGCTGGCGGCCGGTCGCCGTGTTCGGCGGCGCGACCCTGGCCAACCTGGCCATCGGCCTCGGGCTGGCCTCGATCCTGTTCGCGGGCTTCACTGTCTGA
- a CDS encoding nuclear transport factor 2 family protein — MDTLALVDAFNGAWNDHDLEAALDLCTGDVVFESTNPAPDGRRHEGRDEVREAWRPVFEQLSGRFDTEELTIAGDLVVQRWRYDWGTGHVRGVDVIRVRDGRIAEKLSYVKG, encoded by the coding sequence ATGGACACGCTCGCGCTGGTCGACGCCTTCAACGGCGCCTGGAACGACCACGACCTCGAAGCCGCGCTCGACCTGTGCACGGGCGACGTGGTGTTCGAGAGCACCAACCCCGCCCCGGACGGCCGACGCCACGAGGGACGAGACGAGGTCCGGGAGGCCTGGCGGCCGGTGTTCGAGCAGCTCTCGGGCCGGTTCGACACCGAGGAGCTGACCATCGCCGGTGACCTGGTGGTGCAGCGGTGGCGCTACGACTGGGGCACCGGCCACGTCCGCGGCGTCGACGTCATCCGGGTCCGCGACGGCCGGATCGCCGAGAAGCTGTCCTACGTCAAAGGCTGA